A stretch of DNA from Tachysurus vachellii isolate PV-2020 chromosome 4, HZAU_Pvac_v1, whole genome shotgun sequence:
ATAGATACAGCCTCGTTCATCATCATTATGAGCTGATTGTAGATACATGATCGAGTCACTCGACACACGAAACAAATCCAATACAGCTTCAGTTCCTTAAGCcgttaaatatacatttttttttgctatatacttttaaataatgcataaaTCCAAGGGTTTAATAGTTACGGCGATGAAATAAGACGACATGAAAAGCCCCAAACAAATCGCAGGCTATTTGTTAACAAAATATTTCTCAAATAGACAACCCCCTTTTGCCTGCAGGCGACACAAGGCGCCTATAACTGACCTCACAGGCCAACGGCTGTCAGCTAGCAAACGGGAAGCATTTACCTACGCCGTCGAATCATTAATATTACCTGAGAAACATTCAAGAACGATTTGTAACAGGCTAGGAGGGCTTGTGTACGCGAAATTACACAAACACTGCCGAATAATATTAGCCGGTTCCATGGAAACGATGAATGTGAACGATTAGCCTTTATGCTAACACGTTAGCTTAGAAGCTAATCAACTTTAAATCAACAAGAAGGatttaaacaataacaatttTCAGGAAAATCGTGTCCCTAAATTTTgtttgttggaaaaaaaaaagaaaacttaccCTTTAAAGCGACTGTAAACCACTGACtttagtaaaatataaaaaggcgCCTAAACGTCTGACTTCCGTACGGTACAGTGTGAGAGaatttgaatgaatgagttcgCTGGAAATTTCCATTGGTATTTAAGGAAGGAGGAGGAGCCGGAGAGTTACGTCATGACTTCTTAACCAATCAGAAACGTTTAGTCTACAAAGCGTTGGCTGCAATGGCAGTGTGGTGTCAAATTTCACTGCAATGGCTTTATTGTTTAGACAggatatttattgttttacaaTATCGGTGGTGTTATTAATTAGTGTAATGTAAAACAGATTGTGGCTAATATCAGCACTGTAATTGCGTAATTGcttttatagtatttttatgTAAGTTTTACCGAGATATTAATGATATTCAGGATCTGGGATGGGCGTTGTCCCATGTCtggaatgtgtgtttgtgtgtgtgtttgtttaccttTTTAAGTACAAGAaccattaaactaaaaatgtcttttactaCTAAAGTTGTTTCTTTAAATGTCGTGTGTTGCTATAGTGTGTTACCAAAATATGTGACTTCTTACAGGATAAAAGGCAGCTTCAGGAAActcaatttattttctgttgcaTGTCACCTTGAGGCAGACATTTGGTATATGTGTTAAAATTGCAGATAATGTGCAATGGTAGTTAGTCTCGCATATTTTTACTTGCAAGATGTTCCTCTACTCTTAAATAAATGTTGTCTTAAATAAAAAGTcactttttataatttatagtttTGGATACGTGCTGCTCAAAAAAGAGCAGAAgctgtaatataatacaatactgTATTTTCACCTAATAAATAGAAACTATGCTTCATAGTAAACTAGCAAAATTCCTGGAGCCTTTCCCATCCATTGATGTGCATTGGAAGTTGGTCTGATTCTAAAATTACaaaattgttaaattgttaaaagaaaCAACCCTTATAGCTCTAAACAGGTCTGCCAATGTGACTTTTCTAAAAGCCTAAAAAAATGTAGTAGCCTTCGAAGTTTTATATACAGCGTGCTTGTAAAATTGGCATAAACTATAGGGGGAAAGTGCGTATTGTATGTTTTAAGGAAAAATGTAGGGCTTATCGAGACGAGCCCACCAATCATTGTCAGAGAATGATAGAATTCTGTGTCACTGATCTCCCTTGTTCAAGTTGCTTGTGACCTGTAGCATGTGACCTGTAGCTGGTCATAGGAGTGTTACTCATGCCGGGGTTATGTAATTAGAGAGAAGTCACGACGAGTCCTCTGTGTGCTTAGACTTGATAGTGCTCTCCAGCAAGCTCAAAATAGTCTTCACTCCATTATTATCTTCTCGTAATTATTAGTCTGTATTCCAAGCTAGCGCCATCACGACTGTTCCTTATTTCTCAAAGGGGCTCTCCATACCGGGGCTTCAAGAACTGCCATTTGAAGGGCACTTGAACCTAATTCTTACAGTTTTACACATTCAAGTAATGTTTATACacgtttacacacatttacacacgttTTATcacccctgagtaaggcccttaactctcaattgctcagttgtttaaaatgtaagttgttctggaAAAGGGtatctgccaaattctgtaaatgtaaaatgtctgcCAAATCCAATAAAAGGCTGAGGTCAGACCtttgtgtattatagtgtagaAATAATAGTCACATTTCTTGGCCATTGTTCATGCTTTCCTAAGCTTATAACTTGTTTCATTTACAGTTATCTTACAATGTTATcagtttcattttgtttttaataagtaGGCAACATTTTCTAGCTTTGACCTTGATTCCTTTAAGTGATTCATAATTGTAGTCAGTGTCATATGTTTCTGCTCTTGAATGAGACATTGACTTGAATGAGAAGGCAATGACACATGCCTTACAGTAACGTCCTGGCCTTAATGCTAGTAAGCAAACACTCATTAAAGTCTTTAGGATGACTAGATTGGTGGTCATAACATGGTGGTCATAACATGGAATACTACTGCAATAAATGTTCTGCAGCTGAGCAAACAAAACAGTTCCACTGTTGTCTgcagacaggtttttattacattCGTAGTTTTTATTACATGTATAGATCAGGTCAAAACAAAGTCATCAAGTGTCCAATCTGACACTGAAATAAAGCTAATATAAAAAGTATCACAGAAGCTGGATTAGATGTAATCGATCTCCCTGGGACTGGGATACAAATGCCGGACTGGTTTGGAGCATTTGGCTGAACTGAATCTGGTTTTGTGGGCACactcatcactgtgtgtgttacacatgCTGCAATGGCAGCTGAGAGCAATTGGATAGGTGAAGTAAGAATCAGCATGAAGAGCACAGCCAGGCAAAACTGTTGTACGGTACTCCAAGTCCTGATAGGTGCAGCTCCTCTGGAATAGAAAACGATGTCCCACCAGTTCTTTCATGTTACTGTCCTGAGACAAGAACAAGAagtaaaaaacacagaa
This window harbors:
- the tshba gene encoding thyroid stimulating hormone subunit beta a isoform X2 — encoded protein: MGFCFSRDSNMKELVGHRFLFQRSCTYQDLEYRTTVLPGCALHADSYFTYPIALSCHCSMCNTHSDECAHKTRFSSAKCSKPVRHLYPSPREIDYI
- the tshba gene encoding thyroid stimulating hormone subunit beta a isoform X1, whose amino-acid sequence is MFAPVFMAGILGHLVGSAVPMCVPTEYTFYVEKQECNYCVAINTTICMGFCFSRDSNMKELVGHRFLFQRSCTYQDLEYRTTVLPGCALHADSYFTYPIALSCHCSMCNTHSDECAHKTRFSSAKCSKPVRHLYPSPREIDYI